The following coding sequences are from one Campylobacter sp. RM16187 window:
- the moaC gene encoding cyclic pyranopterin monophosphate synthase MoaC yields MLTHIDEKNRPKMVDVSEKSITTRIAVASGIIKMSEAAFNAIKENTGKKGPVLQTAVVAAITGAKKTSELIPMCHPLLISGIDCDIVEIPEITAFKLIVSVKIDGKTGVEMEALTGVSIGLLTIYDMIKAIDKTMQITDIMLESKSGGKSGEYLRVK; encoded by the coding sequence ATGCTAACACATATAGATGAAAAAAATCGTCCAAAAATGGTAGATGTAAGTGAAAAATCGATAACTACGAGAATAGCTGTAGCAAGCGGAATAATCAAAATGAGCGAAGCTGCATTCAATGCTATCAAAGAAAATACCGGCAAAAAGGGTCCTGTATTGCAAACAGCAGTAGTAGCGGCAATAACAGGAGCAAAAAAGACAAGCGAACTAATCCCGATGTGCCATCCTCTACTAATAAGCGGTATAGATTGCGATATAGTAGAAATCCCGGAAATTACCGCATTTAAACTCATAGTAAGCGTCAAGATAGACGGCAAAACAGGCGTGGAGATGGAGGCGCTAACCGGAGTTAGCATAGGCCTTTTAACTATTTACGACATGATAAAGGCTATTGATAAAACCATGCAGATAACAGACATAATGCTTGAAAGTAAAAGCGGAGGTAAGAGTGGCGAATATTTGCGAGTTAAATAA
- a CDS encoding TM1802 family CRISPR-associated protein, whose protein sequence is MGLAHKLYKIGILIDDDKIKDMIKNHNFKESEYTTLVVDFKIQDGKLIDKPIISTSSLDNLKTFFTKKIGGTSNSYYLYPNYEYQDESDLYKKFQAISHTIKNSIMIYANDNNIALAKIVFEYINNYKVDELDLKSYQKNDYFLVLLINGKTFYELMPEVLKNYIDEFVEPHIKDKNDKPFFKEQIDIISGKKELCGYSPNIKFFTMDNYDDIFKVQMIDKMPMSKDTAKAIKKGWMFAVNNLKFYYKGLEYIIIPSMLNFDKEVFNDMLYSLKESKNNLESFASREESFIWSLEDQVEKVMYIDNLTLDILFTKVNITNLSVQIFSTLEDIIPSRIRQVANLMKDNYISDSLYVVKNEDQNIKYTYLRDCFRNIEQFKNSNGLKGLENKIFQERIYLAKLLLGYLKIDYLELLKRFEHFREFDAANKKRMNSEKKDVKDWIVYPRKYVENEDKILEFLKKIDAIKDKNGTFF, encoded by the coding sequence ATGGGACTGGCGCATAAACTTTATAAAATCGGTATTTTAATAGATGATGACAAAATCAAAGATATGATCAAAAATCATAATTTTAAGGAGAGTGAATATACAACTTTGGTTGTTGATTTTAAAATACAAGATGGTAAATTAATAGATAAACCGATTATTTCTACGTCATCTTTAGATAATCTAAAAACATTTTTTACTAAAAAAATCGGAGGCACTAGTAATTCATATTATCTATATCCAAATTATGAGTATCAGGATGAAAGCGACCTATATAAAAAATTTCAAGCCATCTCTCATACTATAAAAAATTCTATTATGATTTATGCGAATGATAACAATATTGCTTTAGCAAAAATTGTATTTGAATATATAAATAATTACAAAGTTGATGAGCTTGACTTAAAATCATATCAAAAAAATGATTATTTTCTTGTTTTATTAATAAATGGCAAGACTTTTTATGAGCTTATGCCCGAAGTTTTAAAAAACTATATAGATGAGTTTGTGGAGCCTCATATAAAAGATAAAAATGATAAACCTTTTTTTAAAGAGCAGATAGACATTATCAGTGGAAAAAAAGAACTATGCGGGTATAGCCCAAATATAAAATTTTTTACTATGGATAATTACGATGATATTTTTAAAGTGCAAATGATAGATAAAATGCCTATGTCAAAAGATACTGCAAAGGCCATAAAAAAAGGCTGGATGTTTGCTGTAAATAATCTCAAATTTTACTATAAAGGGCTGGAGTATATAATAATTCCATCAATGTTAAATTTTGATAAAGAAGTTTTCAATGATATGTTATATTCCTTGAAAGAATCTAAAAATAACTTAGAAAGCTTTGCTTCTAGAGAAGAGAGTTTTATCTGGTCACTTGAAGATCAAGTAGAAAAAGTTATGTATATAGATAACCTAACACTTGATATACTGTTTACTAAAGTTAATATTACAAATTTATCTGTTCAGATATTTTCTACACTAGAAGACATAATACCTAGCAGAATAAGACAAGTGGCAAATTTAATGAAAGATAATTATATAAGTGATAGTTTATACGTAGTGAAAAATGAAGATCAAAATATAAAATACACGTATTTGAGAGATTGTTTTAGAAATATTGAGCAGTTTAAAAACAGTAATGGTTTAAAGGGATTAGAAAATAAAATTTTTCAGGAAAGAATTTATTTGGCAAAGCTGCTTTTGGGCTATTTAAAGATAGATTATTTAGAGCTTCTAAAGAGATTTGAGCACTTTAGAGAATTTGATGCAGCGAATAAAAAAAGAATGAATTCTGAAAAAAAAGATGTAAAAGACTGGATAGTATATCCAAGAAAATATGTTGAAAATGAGGATAAAATTTTAGAGTTTTTAAAAAAAATAGATGCGATAAAGGATAAAAATGGAACTTTTTTCTGA
- the typA gene encoding translational GTPase TypA produces the protein MENIRNIAVIAHVDHGKTTMVDELLKQSGTFSEHQSVGERVMDSNDIERERGITILSKNTAIRYKDTKINIIDTPGHADFGGEVERVLKMVDGVLLLVDAQEGVMPQTKFVVKKALSLGLRPIVVVNKIDKPAGDPDRVVNEIFDLFVALEANDEQLEFPVIYAAARSGYAKYALSDENVDMKPLFETILAHVPEPSGNLENPLQLQVFTLDYDNYVGKIGIARIFNGKISKNQNVMLAKADGTKTTGRISKLIGFLGLERRDIDEAGVGDIVAIAGFDALDVGDSIVDPNSPMPLDPLRIEEPTLSVVFSVNDSPLAGTEGKHVTSNKIDERLSNEMKTNIAMKYENQGEGKFKVSGRGELQITILAENMRREGFEFCLGRPEVIVKEINGVRCEPFELLVIDVPDEFSGTVIEKLGRRKAEMVSMHPTGDGQTRIEFEIPARGLIGFRSQFLTDTKGEGVMNHSFLEFRPLSGSVDQRSNGALVSMENGVTLAYSLFNLQDRGVLFVDPQTKVYVGMIIGEHSRPNDLDVNPIKGKNLTNVRASGSDDAIKLVPPRKLSLERALEWIEEDELVEVTPVNIRVRKRYLDPTIRRRMAKSKE, from the coding sequence TTGGAAAATATACGAAATATAGCCGTTATCGCACACGTCGATCACGGCAAGACGACGATGGTCGATGAGCTGCTTAAACAATCAGGCACCTTTAGCGAGCACCAGTCAGTCGGCGAGCGTGTTATGGATAGTAACGATATCGAAAGAGAGCGTGGTATCACGATCCTTTCAAAAAATACCGCGATAAGATACAAAGACACAAAGATAAACATCATCGACACTCCGGGCCACGCGGACTTTGGCGGCGAGGTTGAGCGCGTGCTAAAGATGGTTGACGGCGTGCTTTTGCTTGTGGATGCACAAGAAGGCGTTATGCCTCAGACGAAATTTGTGGTTAAAAAAGCCCTTTCTTTAGGACTTCGCCCGATAGTTGTGGTAAACAAGATAGATAAGCCTGCAGGCGATCCTGACCGCGTAGTAAATGAAATTTTTGATCTTTTCGTAGCACTTGAAGCAAATGACGAGCAGCTGGAATTTCCTGTCATATACGCAGCTGCAAGAAGCGGATACGCAAAATACGCGCTAAGTGATGAAAACGTCGATATGAAACCGCTTTTTGAGACAATTTTGGCGCATGTTCCTGAGCCTAGCGGAAATTTGGAAAATCCTTTACAGCTTCAAGTTTTCACGCTTGATTATGACAACTATGTCGGTAAGATCGGAATCGCGCGTATCTTTAACGGCAAAATTTCCAAAAATCAAAACGTAATGCTAGCTAAAGCAGACGGCACGAAAACAACAGGTAGAATTTCAAAACTCATCGGATTTTTAGGACTTGAAAGACGCGATATAGACGAAGCCGGAGTTGGTGATATCGTAGCGATTGCTGGATTTGACGCGCTTGATGTGGGCGATAGCATAGTTGATCCGAATTCTCCTATGCCGCTTGATCCGCTTCGCATAGAAGAGCCAACTTTAAGCGTTGTTTTTTCAGTTAACGATAGCCCGCTTGCAGGAACCGAGGGCAAGCACGTAACGTCAAATAAGATCGATGAGAGATTATCAAACGAGATGAAGACAAATATCGCGATGAAGTATGAAAACCAAGGCGAGGGTAAATTCAAAGTTAGCGGACGCGGTGAGCTTCAGATAACGATTTTGGCTGAAAATATGCGCCGCGAAGGCTTTGAATTTTGTCTTGGCAGGCCGGAAGTTATCGTTAAGGAGATTAACGGCGTGAGATGCGAGCCTTTTGAGCTGCTTGTGATCGATGTGCCTGATGAGTTTAGCGGAACTGTTATCGAAAAACTCGGACGCAGAAAGGCTGAGATGGTCTCCATGCATCCGACAGGCGACGGACAAACCAGGATCGAATTTGAAATCCCTGCGCGCGGACTAATCGGCTTTAGAAGCCAGTTTTTAACAGATACTAAAGGCGAAGGTGTGATGAACCATAGCTTTTTGGAATTTCGCCCGTTAAGCGGAAGCGTGGATCAAAGAAGCAATGGCGCGCTTGTATCTATGGAAAACGGCGTGACGCTTGCGTATTCGCTATTTAACCTGCAAGATCGCGGTGTGCTATTTGTCGATCCGCAAACTAAAGTTTATGTCGGCATGATAATCGGCGAGCACAGCCGTCCAAACGACCTTGACGTAAACCCGATCAAGGGCAAAAATTTAACCAACGTGCGTGCAAGCGGAAGCGATGATGCGATCAAGCTGGTGCCGCCTCGCAAGCTTAGCCTTGAGCGTGCGCTTGAGTGGATCGAAGAGGACGAACTAGTTGAAGTTACTCCTGTAAATATCCGCGTTAGAAAGCGCTATCTAGACCCTACAATTCGCCGCAGAATGGCAAAATCTAAGGAGTAA
- a CDS encoding LemA family protein — protein MGNFMWLLIFVAILAVYAIIIYNSLISKKNQVANIEAGIDVQLKRRYDLLPNLVATANQYLIHERELLEKITELRSKAKNAKTQQEKFDLNAKISNLLPNIQLMLEAYPELKANENLLYLQESLNEVEEQISAARRAYNSAVEIYNNAVEMFPSNLVASLIGFQKVKFFDIPWTESKNHDVGELFKRS, from the coding sequence ATGGGAAATTTTATGTGGTTATTGATCTTTGTTGCTATTTTAGCCGTTTATGCAATAATTATTTATAACTCATTAATTTCCAAAAAAAATCAAGTGGCAAATATTGAGGCTGGAATTGATGTTCAACTAAAGCGCAGATATGATTTGCTTCCAAATTTAGTGGCTACTGCAAATCAATATTTGATTCACGAAAGAGAGCTTTTAGAAAAGATCACAGAGCTGAGGTCTAAAGCTAAAAATGCAAAAACTCAACAAGAAAAATTTGATTTAAATGCTAAAATTTCAAATTTATTGCCAAACATTCAGCTTATGCTTGAAGCTTACCCTGAGCTAAAAGCAAATGAGAATTTGCTCTACTTACAAGAGAGTTTAAATGAAGTAGAAGAACAAATTTCAGCTGCCAGGAGAGCGTATAATTCGGCAGTTGAGATATATAATAATGCCGTTGAGATGTTTCCTTCGAATTTAGTCGCAAGTCTTATTGGATTTCAGAAAGTTAAATTTTTTGATATTCCTTGGACTGAATCCAAGAATCACGATGTAGGTGAACTCTTTAAGCGCAGCTAG
- a CDS encoding HP0495 family protein: MANICELNKEPKIEYPNFWEYKVIFEKDQNVHKIVLDIVGDREHKLVVSKSSKEGKYTSYNLSVIVNSNEERLELFSALRHVSKYVL; encoded by the coding sequence GTGGCGAATATTTGCGAGTTAAATAAAGAGCCAAAGATAGAATATCCAAATTTTTGGGAATATAAAGTAATATTTGAAAAAGATCAAAATGTACATAAAATCGTGCTTGATATTGTAGGTGACAGAGAGCATAAGTTAGTTGTCTCAAAATCAAGCAAAGAGGGCAAATATACAAGCTACAATCTAAGTGTTATAGTCAATTCCAACGAGGAGCGCTTAGAGCTATTTTCGGCCTTAAGGCATGTTTCAAAATACGTATTATAG
- a CDS encoding ABC transporter substrate-binding protein, with protein MRILLIFLVTIQMIVADFKKVVAIDWTAAEILGSLGYEIAAIGDKRNYKIWVKEPELSENVVDLGLRMQPNLESLIKIKPDITIIPSFFKFHQNTLSQYSNVAVIDAYKDGNLYENLINATKEIAQLIDREKEAANLISRNEEIFKILKDKVKFFTSAPIAVVQFIDSKRLRIYGKNSIYGISLEKLGLINAIKDEFATNLWGIATIPLTALFHLPNNTRIVIIKPNPINIEYELKFNSIYRELKLFENRIELDPVWSAGAIASMQKFAYRLVFELKSQLK; from the coding sequence ATGCGTATATTATTAATATTTCTTGTCACAATCCAAATGATTGTCGCCGACTTTAAAAAAGTTGTGGCGATAGATTGGACTGCGGCTGAAATTTTAGGCTCTCTCGGATACGAAATAGCTGCTATAGGAGATAAAAGAAATTATAAAATTTGGGTTAAAGAACCCGAGCTTTCAGAAAATGTAGTCGATCTTGGACTTAGAATGCAACCGAATTTAGAAAGCCTTATAAAGATCAAACCAGACATCACTATTATCCCTTCGTTTTTTAAATTTCATCAAAATACACTATCTCAATACTCCAATGTAGCTGTAATAGATGCATATAAAGATGGTAATTTATATGAAAATTTAATTAATGCAACAAAAGAGATAGCACAGCTGATAGACAGGGAAAAAGAAGCTGCGAATTTAATAAGTAGAAATGAAGAAATTTTTAAAATTTTAAAAGATAAGGTCAAATTTTTTACCTCTGCTCCAATAGCAGTAGTTCAGTTTATAGATAGTAAACGACTTAGAATTTACGGCAAAAACAGTATTTACGGTATAAGCCTGGAAAAGCTGGGACTAATAAATGCAATAAAAGATGAATTCGCCACAAATCTTTGGGGTATAGCCACTATACCTCTGACTGCACTTTTTCATCTTCCAAACAACACAAGAATAGTAATAATCAAGCCAAACCCAATAAATATAGAATACGAACTAAAATTTAACAGCATTTACAGAGAGTTAAAATTATTCGAAAATCGAATAGAATTAGATCCTGTTTGGAGTGCAGGAGCTATAGCCAGTATGCAAAAATTCGCTTACAGACTGGTTTTTGAACTAAAAAGCCAGTTAAAATGA
- a CDS encoding CRISPR-associated endoribonuclease Cas6 → MLIINSKLPTTNIKVAKILPELIQGFIYHNLPESEHIGYRHKKTGKIFKKTNFDFSLRGLNLRIRFTSYEPKFEELIAMEILKNGLKLGEIYLLDTNISISSHRVNELEGKSVLLKGYAACAIQGLLGYKIYLEPQDSRHLEMMKTNALQRFETIKGYEYDGEFELILKWQNLYKPVLFYYGNNNAPMRAWQAIWEIKASSEMINLILDTGVGSGCMSVGTGFLEIVKEN, encoded by the coding sequence ATGCTTATTATAAATTCTAAACTTCCTACTACAAATATTAAGGTTGCAAAAATTTTGCCAGAGCTTATACAAGGCTTCATATATCATAACTTACCAGAAAGCGAGCATATCGGATATAGACATAAAAAGACAGGCAAAATATTTAAAAAAACAAATTTTGATTTTAGTTTGAGAGGTTTAAATTTACGGATAAGATTTACCTCGTATGAGCCAAAATTTGAAGAGCTTATTGCCATGGAAATTTTAAAAAACGGTCTTAAGCTAGGCGAAATTTATCTGCTAGACACTAACATATCAATATCATCTCATAGAGTTAATGAGCTAGAAGGTAAGAGCGTTTTGTTAAAAGGTTATGCGGCTTGCGCTATACAAGGACTTTTGGGCTATAAAATTTATCTTGAGCCACAGGATTCAAGACATCTTGAAATGATGAAAACTAATGCATTGCAGAGATTTGAGACTATAAAAGGATATGAATATGACGGCGAATTTGAGCTTATTTTGAAATGGCAAAACCTTTATAAACCTGTTTTATTTTATTATGGTAATAATAATGCGCCAATGCGTGCATGGCAGGCTATATGGGAAATAAAGGCTAGTAGCGAGATGATAAATTTGATACTTGATACAGGTGTTGGAAGCGGGTGCATGAGCGTTGGCACCGGATTTTTGGAGATTGTAAAAGAAAATTAA
- a CDS encoding iron ABC transporter permease encodes MKKLIFTLFVIFVILVAIILYLEAISLIDYDFRIRKLIIFNYTLPRIAVAFICGAFLAIATAIMAQITQNPLASDSTLGVGSGAGFFMLTTALFFPNLEPNSVFSSFFGAIMALGILFILSLKQGFSVFTTTLSGLIIGLFFSSLTTLLLLFFQEESYFVTVWMSGDMAQDGVMDFYLMLIYSAPALILIFYFSSSFHLFILGDSACKALGVNIEQTRIIGLLLAAYLTAITVAFVGIISFIGLGAYTIVDRFKFSNFTSKLVYCGLFGGLLLGITDEILMIVLKISNINLPAGGISAFLGTPLLVWLIFWGIKNGESGIKTKATRKVRKTGKTYLLIILFIALVFVCIFSLFYDSQNFQTEILNVRINRIVAALTSGIMLGLIGVVLQSLSHNSMASPELLGINSGVSLGVLIAMFTAPFLTIPLGVSGAFLMLAFMITLNYKNGMLPQKVILTGMAIMAFTGSVEKILLTWGDSRIYNFINYASGSTYSVTSTWALFMVVVAIFSTIVGLIYSKELDILSLGDISASSLGLNLFKYRGILFLFCAGVSSIASLSIGPISFIGLLAPHIASFLGYHKASLKILSALLIGAILMVVSDFLGRTLISPYEIPSGLVSTIIGSLYFVFMIRNFR; translated from the coding sequence ATGAAAAAACTGATTTTCACATTATTTGTTATATTTGTGATTTTAGTAGCAATTATTCTTTATTTAGAGGCAATTTCACTTATAGATTATGATTTTCGGATTAGAAAACTTATTATTTTTAACTACACCCTACCTCGTATTGCAGTAGCTTTTATATGCGGGGCTTTTTTGGCAATAGCTACTGCAATCATGGCTCAAATCACACAAAATCCTCTAGCAAGCGATAGCACATTAGGGGTAGGAAGCGGTGCCGGATTTTTCATGTTGACCACAGCCTTATTTTTTCCAAATCTTGAGCCCAATAGTGTATTTAGCTCTTTTTTCGGAGCGATAATGGCGCTAGGAATACTTTTTATACTCTCGCTAAAACAAGGATTTTCAGTCTTTACAACAACTCTTTCCGGTCTTATTATAGGACTGTTTTTCAGTTCTTTGACCACACTTTTATTACTATTTTTTCAAGAGGAGAGCTATTTTGTCACTGTATGGATGAGTGGAGATATGGCTCAAGATGGAGTCATGGACTTTTATCTCATGCTAATTTACTCCGCTCCCGCACTGATTTTAATCTTTTATTTTTCCAGCTCTTTTCATCTTTTTATCTTAGGAGACAGTGCTTGCAAGGCACTTGGGGTAAATATCGAACAAACACGTATAATAGGGCTTTTACTTGCGGCATATCTTACCGCTATAACAGTAGCCTTTGTTGGCATAATAAGTTTTATAGGACTTGGGGCATACACTATAGTAGACAGGTTTAAATTTTCAAATTTCACTTCAAAGTTAGTATACTGCGGACTCTTTGGGGGCTTGCTTCTAGGTATTACGGATGAAATTTTAATGATCGTATTAAAAATAAGCAACATTAATCTACCCGCAGGAGGAATAAGTGCATTTTTAGGCACTCCATTGCTTGTTTGGTTGATATTTTGGGGTATAAAAAACGGCGAAAGTGGCATAAAAACCAAAGCTACAAGAAAGGTAAGAAAAACAGGCAAAACATATCTTTTGATAATTTTATTCATAGCATTGGTTTTTGTTTGCATATTTTCTTTATTTTATGACTCGCAAAATTTTCAAACTGAAATTTTAAATGTTAGAATAAACAGGATTGTAGCCGCGCTCACAAGCGGAATAATGCTTGGTTTAATAGGAGTGGTTTTACAAAGCCTTAGTCACAACTCTATGGCATCACCGGAACTTTTAGGCATTAATTCAGGAGTTAGCTTAGGGGTTTTAATTGCTATGTTTACAGCTCCCTTTTTAACCATACCCCTTGGTGTATCAGGAGCTTTTTTAATGCTGGCTTTTATGATAACCTTAAACTACAAAAACGGAATGCTTCCTCAAAAAGTAATATTAACAGGCATGGCCATAATGGCATTTACAGGATCTGTAGAAAAAATTTTATTGACATGGGGAGATAGCAGAATTTATAACTTTATTAACTATGCCTCTGGTAGCACATATTCAGTAACCTCGACATGGGCATTATTTATGGTCGTAGTAGCTATTTTTAGCACTATAGTAGGATTAATTTACTCAAAAGAGCTAGATATTTTAAGTCTTGGAGATATAAGCGCTTCAAGTCTGGGTCTAAATTTATTTAAATATCGCGGAATCTTATTTTTGTTTTGCGCAGGAGTTAGCTCTATAGCATCTCTTAGCATAGGGCCTATTAGCTTTATCGGACTTCTGGCTCCCCATATAGCATCATTTTTAGGATACCACAAAGCATCCCTAAAGATATTATCAGCCCTTTTAATAGGGGCTATTTTAATGGTGGTATCTGATTTTTTAGGAAGAACGCTAATAAGCCCGTATGAGATACCATCAGGACTTGTTTCGACGATAATCGGAAGTCTATATTTTGTGTTTATGATAAGAAATTTTAGATAA
- a CDS encoding apolipoprotein A1/A4/E family protein, whose translation MQNKIFLHTIAENKDNPQILVLIRELAFDLGKKKFKDIKCQKELNQELLHTFSDMCQILKSENLLNAKSISNLIDGLIDASTESKEQFLYRLIYEKEQVEKQILNQKNDIKDSIKSSLEAVENYIQDSDFENKNEIIGKINDAMFLDLQMLEILKETTETAFLTTIEKGEDVRDTATEIAKNIVYGAINEGNFNKQRFLEISGSVIETATVIANEDHLFAKDLIYGAIVGSKDGVTKSIEKFKDDMKFAPDSQILVNSVKDLIGIEEDFIQMLKDLMAQTEEPSASIINDILEDSLDSYYAKFKRIQNELSEQLNIRLEELKTNENINKFVKTATMKFEELKRELDEKSEKLKENFDASKKLESLKKEIDEFEKKAGEKMENLSSNLGENLKSKSKELGEKFYKAAENFIKNTKEKIGIKDDDKNGLN comes from the coding sequence ATGCAAAATAAGATTTTTTTACATACAATCGCGGAAAACAAAGATAATCCTCAAATTTTAGTTTTGATTAGAGAGCTTGCTTTCGATCTTGGCAAGAAAAAATTCAAAGATATCAAATGTCAAAAAGAGCTAAATCAAGAGCTTTTACATACTTTTTCAGATATGTGCCAAATCTTAAAAAGTGAAAATTTACTAAATGCAAAAAGTATATCAAACCTTATAGACGGACTTATAGATGCCTCTACAGAATCAAAAGAACAGTTTTTATATAGGCTTATTTACGAAAAAGAACAGGTAGAAAAGCAAATTTTAAACCAAAAAAACGATATAAAAGATAGCATAAAAAGCTCTCTTGAAGCAGTCGAGAACTATATCCAAGACAGCGATTTTGAAAACAAAAACGAGATAATAGGCAAAATAAATGATGCGATGTTCCTTGATCTGCAAATGCTTGAGATATTGAAAGAAACAACAGAAACCGCTTTTTTAACGACGATAGAAAAGGGAGAAGATGTAAGAGATACCGCTACGGAAATAGCCAAAAACATCGTTTACGGCGCAATAAATGAAGGAAATTTTAACAAACAAAGATTTTTAGAAATTTCAGGAAGTGTTATAGAAACTGCGACGGTAATAGCAAACGAGGATCATCTGTTTGCCAAAGATCTGATATATGGAGCTATCGTAGGCTCAAAAGACGGGGTTACAAAGTCTATTGAAAAATTTAAAGACGATATGAAATTTGCTCCGGATAGCCAAATTTTAGTAAATTCTGTTAAAGATTTAATAGGAATAGAAGAGGACTTTATTCAGATGCTAAAAGACTTAATGGCACAGACCGAAGAGCCATCAGCGAGCATAATAAACGATATTTTAGAAGATTCTCTTGATAGCTACTATGCGAAATTTAAACGTATTCAAAACGAGCTAAGCGAACAATTAAACATTAGGCTAGAAGAGCTTAAAACAAACGAAAATATCAACAAATTTGTCAAAACAGCAACTATGAAATTTGAAGAGCTTAAACGCGAACTTGATGAAAAAAGCGAGAAGCTAAAAGAGAATTTTGATGCCAGTAAAAAGCTGGAATCACTTAAAAAAGAGATAGATGAATTTGAGAAAAAAGCTGGTGAAAAGATGGAAAATTTAAGCAGTAATTTAGGAGAAAATTTAAAAAGCAAGTCAAAAGAACTAGGAGAAAAATTTTATAAAGCTGCTGAAAATTTCATAAAAAATACAAAAGAAAAAATAGGTATCAAAGATGATGACAAGAATGGGCTAAACTAA